A region from the Dendropsophus ebraccatus isolate aDenEbr1 chromosome 1, aDenEbr1.pat, whole genome shotgun sequence genome encodes:
- the DBN1 gene encoding drebrin isoform X3: MGVDVIVNASSVEDIDPLAINQRLSNGSGRLASPVLQRLQVKDEGNDPVGTNYQKTDAAVEMKRLNREQFWEQAKREEEERKQEERQKAIEERLRFEQERMEQEKKEQEEREKRYQEREQQIEEHRRKLQDEEAEEAKRRSQTNSIFNCLFIPCQMDQRDDDEAAEQKRTESEVEEAAAIIAQRTENPREFFKQQEKALDGNVSLLTPRTAGRSSSEAGPPRTPEKERRSSLGEEWNKALSSEQTVQDGAWEPQGLTEDVFMETRDEDGGFPAAPQLTGSEEEAAMELGEVDLLSDSHPPPTQEAPSLLDLWQNDQPQESTWTDGNLMTSHEDIQTEQNLTGETEACPPVPEDNLLNFEELPQPPPTFCDMEAEEDPQSIIHIEGPHQMTLSYQHALQEASCHQPELTDSPLTNGETSQREGTQASEGYFSQSQDEDFAQSDDLSAKAPPPVFYNKPPEIDITCWDSDPVMEEEEDDEEGGGFGERA, from the exons ATG GGTGTGGACGTAATAGTGAATGCGAGCAGTGTAGAGGACATAGATCCTTTGGCCATAAATCAGCGCCTATCTAATGGTTCTGGGCGGCTGGCAAGTCCAGTGTTACAAAGACTGCAGGTTAAAGACGAAGGAAATGATCCTGTG GGAACCAATTACCAAAAGACAGACGCAGCGGTGGAGATGAAACGTCTCAACAGGGAACAGTTCTGGGAGCAAGCAAAA agagaagaggaggaaaggAAGCAAGAAGAAAGGCAGAAGGCTATTGAGGAAAGATTACGCTTTGAGCAGGAACGcatggaacaagaaaaaaaagaacaggaAGAACGCGAGAAACGTTACCAGGAAAGAGAGCAGCAAATAGAGGAACACAG AAGGAAACTGCAAGATGAAGAAGCAGAAGAGGCAAAGAGAAGATCACAAACCAATTCCATATTT AACTGTCTGTTCATACCCTGCCAGATGGACCAGAGGGACGACGATGAGGCAGCAGAACAAAAGAGGACAGAAAGTGAAGTGGAG gAGGCTGCTGCCATTATTGCCCAGCGTACAGAGAACCCTAGGGAATTTTTCAAGCAGCAAGAGAAGGCTTTAGATGGAAATGTTTCATTGCTAACTCCACGGACTG CGGGGAGAAGTTCCTCAGAAGCCGGACCACCACGTACTCCTGAGAAGGAACGTCGTAGTAGCTTGGGTGAAGAGTGGAACAAAGCCCTGAGTTCAGAGCAGACTGTCCAGGATGGTGCATGGGAGCCACAAGGGCTTACAGAAGATGTTTTTATGGAGACAAGAGATGAAGATGGTGGATTTCCAGCTGCTCCTCAGTTGACAGGTAGTGAGGAAGAAGCTGCTATGGAGCTAGGAGAGGTTGACCTGCTGTCAGATTCTCACCCCCCTCCAACACAAGAGGCTCCTAGTCTTCTTGATCTGTGGCAGAATGACCAGCCTCAGGAATCCACCTGGACAGATGGCAATTTGATGACATCCCATGAGGACATCCAAACTGAGCAAAACCTTACTGGGGAAACTGAGGCATGTCCTCCTGTTCCTGAGGATAACCTTCTGAACTTTGAGGAGCTACCACAACCACCACCTACCTTCTGTGACATGGAGGCAGAGGAGGATCCCCAGAGTATCATTCACATTGAGGGTCCTCATCAGATGACTCTGAGCTATCAGCACGCATTGCAGGAAGCTTCTTGTCATCAGCCAGAGCTTACAGACTCTCCTCTCACAAATGGGGAGACATCTCAAAGAGAAGGAACTCAG GCAAGTGAAGGTTACTTCAGCCAGTCACAAGATGAAGATTTTGCTCAGTCCGATGACCTGTCTGCTAAAGCTCCACCACCCGTGTTTTACAACAAACCACCAG AGATTGACATCACTTGTTGGGACTCCGACCCAGTCAtggaagaagaggaagatgatGAAGAAGGAGGCGGCTTTGGTGAACGTGCTTAG